One Paenibacillus riograndensis SBR5 DNA segment encodes these proteins:
- a CDS encoding DMT family transporter — MDWLMLIAAGCCEMLGVAMLGKLQRDRTWPTFCLFLLGFGGSLLLLSQAMNTLPMGTAYAVWTGIGASGGAVLGMLLYGEGRELRRIICIVMILGAAVGLKLLG; from the coding sequence ATGGATTGGCTGATGCTGATTGCCGCAGGCTGTTGCGAGATGCTCGGAGTGGCTATGCTCGGCAAGCTGCAGCGGGACCGGACCTGGCCGACCTTCTGTCTGTTCCTGCTGGGTTTTGGCGGCAGTCTGCTGCTGCTGTCCCAGGCGATGAACACGCTCCCGATGGGGACGGCCTATGCGGTATGGACAGGGATTGGCGCTTCCGGGGGAGCGGTGCTCGGTATGCTGCTCTATGGGGAGGGACGCGAATTACGGCGGATCATCTGCATCGTAATGATTCTCGGAGCAGCCGTCGGCCTCAAATTATTAGGCTGA
- a CDS encoding aldo/keto reductase: MNTNISGTITLKDGTAVTKMGQGTWNMGDSTATRDEEIAALRLGVELGMNLIDTAEMYGDGRSEEMVGEAIRGIRDQVFLVSKVHPQNAGLDRITRSCEESLKRLGTDHLDLYLLHWRGKVPLEETVKGMEQLVASGKIARWGVSNLDTADMKELLRIPGGDRCAVNQVLYHLGSRGIEHELLPWQRTHKIPVMAYSPLAQAGKLRKGVTENETVREIAEKHGATPLQIMLAWSIREGDIIAIPKASSRKHVTENAEAAKIRLSEEECWKLDDAFPQPAWKVPLDMI, encoded by the coding sequence ATGAACACCAATATATCCGGTACTATCACACTCAAGGACGGAACCGCCGTGACAAAAATGGGCCAGGGAACCTGGAACATGGGCGACAGCACAGCCACGCGTGACGAAGAAATAGCTGCTCTCAGGCTGGGGGTGGAGCTGGGCATGAATCTCATTGATACCGCCGAAATGTATGGGGACGGCCGTTCCGAGGAAATGGTGGGTGAAGCCATCCGGGGCATCCGGGATCAGGTTTTTCTCGTTTCCAAGGTGCACCCGCAAAATGCCGGTCTGGACCGGATAACCCGCAGCTGTGAAGAGAGTCTGAAGCGCCTGGGAACGGATCATCTGGACTTGTACCTTCTTCACTGGCGGGGGAAAGTCCCGCTGGAAGAGACGGTGAAGGGGATGGAGCAGCTCGTAGCCTCCGGTAAAATCGCCCGCTGGGGCGTATCCAACCTCGATACCGCGGATATGAAGGAGCTGCTGCGCATTCCTGGTGGAGACCGCTGTGCTGTAAATCAGGTCCTCTACCATCTCGGCTCCCGGGGCATTGAGCATGAACTGCTGCCATGGCAGCGTACCCACAAGATCCCTGTAATGGCATACTCTCCGCTGGCCCAGGCAGGCAAGCTCCGCAAAGGAGTGACTGAGAATGAGACGGTACGCGAGATAGCAGAGAAACATGGGGCAACCCCGTTGCAGATCATGCTGGCCTGGAGCATCCGGGAAGGCGATATCATTGCCATCCCCAAAGCATCGAGCCGCAAGCATGTCACCGAAAACGCCGAAGCCGCGAAGATCCGGCTGAGCGAAGAGGAATGCTGGAAGCTCGATGATGCTTTTCCTCAGCCTGCCTGGAAGGTGCCGCTGGATATGATTTGA